In Luteitalea sp. TBR-22, one genomic interval encodes:
- a CDS encoding amidohydrolase yields the protein MSRRVRACVVGLALASLVSGCRQSQSSPASPVPVDERQAADTIYTGGDIVTVDRNQPEAEALAVKDGRIVAVGSRAQVEAAHKGAATQVVDLAGRTLIPAFLDAHSHYYSALGVANQANVYPPPAGPGKDPASIVAALVKFRDERKIPAGEVIQAYGYDDTAMPKGDLLNRDHLDAAFPDNPVLVQHVSMHGAVLNSAALKKWNISAATRTPPGGVIVRKPGTQEPYGLLMETAFLPIFASLPKPTAEQAVDWTKAAQQLYASHGVTTAHEGATHAGDLAVMKRAAAAGANSIDVIAYPFITDLDEVLKAYPVGTWGTYEQRLKIGGVKITIDGSPQGRTAAFTTPYLTGGPGGEKNWKGELTFPEATITQMVRRVYALGVPLNLHANGDAAIDAFLRVHEAVAGPDLTRDRHVTLIHAQFTRKDHLDKFAKYKLVPSFYTLHTYYFADAHVANRGAAAAAYISPMRDALARGLRPTNHTDFVVAPLDQLFMMWSAVNRESRGGQSIGPDQRITPLEALEAQTINVAYQYGEQDLKGSLAPGKLADLVILDRNPLKVAPAAIKDVRVVETIKEGKRIYTRR from the coding sequence ATGTCCCGTCGTGTGCGTGCGTGTGTCGTCGGTCTCGCCCTGGCTTCCCTGGTCTCGGGCTGCCGGCAATCCCAGTCGTCCCCTGCGTCCCCGGTCCCTGTCGACGAGCGGCAGGCCGCCGACACCATCTACACCGGCGGCGACATCGTGACCGTCGACCGCAACCAGCCCGAGGCCGAGGCCCTGGCCGTGAAGGACGGCCGCATCGTCGCCGTCGGGTCGCGCGCGCAGGTGGAGGCGGCCCACAAGGGCGCGGCCACGCAGGTGGTGGACCTTGCCGGCAGGACCCTCATCCCGGCCTTTCTCGACGCGCACAGCCATTACTACAGCGCGCTCGGCGTGGCCAACCAGGCCAACGTCTACCCGCCGCCGGCCGGACCCGGGAAGGACCCGGCCAGCATCGTCGCGGCGCTCGTGAAGTTCCGGGACGAGCGGAAGATCCCGGCAGGCGAGGTCATCCAGGCCTACGGCTACGACGACACCGCCATGCCGAAGGGCGACCTGCTGAACCGCGATCACCTCGACGCCGCGTTCCCCGACAACCCCGTGCTCGTGCAGCACGTGTCGATGCACGGCGCGGTGCTCAACTCGGCGGCCTTGAAGAAGTGGAACATCTCCGCGGCCACCCGGACGCCGCCGGGCGGCGTGATCGTGCGCAAGCCGGGTACGCAGGAGCCGTACGGACTGCTGATGGAGACGGCGTTCCTGCCGATCTTCGCGTCGTTGCCCAAGCCGACGGCCGAGCAGGCGGTCGACTGGACGAAGGCGGCGCAGCAGCTCTACGCCAGTCACGGCGTGACCACGGCGCACGAGGGCGCCACGCACGCCGGCGACCTCGCCGTGATGAAGCGCGCGGCCGCGGCCGGCGCCAACAGCATCGACGTCATCGCCTATCCGTTCATCACCGATCTCGACGAGGTGCTGAAGGCCTACCCGGTGGGCACGTGGGGCACGTACGAACAGCGCCTCAAGATCGGCGGCGTGAAGATCACGATCGACGGGTCGCCGCAGGGCCGCACCGCCGCGTTCACCACGCCGTACCTGACCGGTGGCCCCGGTGGCGAGAAGAACTGGAAGGGCGAGCTCACGTTCCCCGAGGCCACCATCACGCAGATGGTCAGGCGGGTGTACGCGCTGGGCGTGCCGCTGAACCTGCACGCCAACGGCGACGCCGCAATCGACGCCTTCCTGAGGGTGCACGAGGCCGTGGCCGGCCCCGATCTCACCAGGGACCGCCACGTGACGCTGATCCACGCGCAGTTCACGCGCAAGGATCACCTCGACAAGTTCGCGAAATACAAGCTGGTGCCTTCGTTCTACACGCTGCACACCTACTACTTCGCCGACGCCCACGTCGCCAACCGCGGCGCCGCCGCCGCGGCCTACATCAGCCCGATGCGCGACGCGCTGGCGCGGGGCCTGCGGCCCACCAACCACACCGACTTCGTGGTGGCGCCGCTCGACCAGCTGTTCATGATGTGGTCGGCCGTCAACCGCGAGTCGCGCGGCGGCCAGTCGATCGGTCCCGATCAGCGCATCACGCCGCTCGAGGCCCTCGAGGCGCAGACGATCAACGTCGCCTACCAGTACGGCGAGCAGGACCTCAAGGGCTCGCTCGCCCCCGGGAAGCTGGCCGACCTCGTGATCCTGGACAGGAACCCGCTGAAGGTCGCCCCGGCCGCCATCAAGGACGTGCGGGTGGTCGAGACGATCAAGGAAGGGAAGCGCATCTACACGCGCCGGTGA
- a CDS encoding ATP-binding protein yields the protein MAPPSRRRLLTLLLCGLALAAAIGGAAWVRGPAPPAGAPVRAGYLHDPPYMFRAPDGTAAGLDIDVLDEAARRARIELTWNYVERDGDPDVALAEGTIDVWPALTVLEHRRRRLHLTAPWLRTEVLLVVRDGGARPPRDHAGPLGVVSLPVTAYLIEQNFPHAQRVSYKDGPELAQAVCEGRVPMGLISAGTLAMALSTVDGPCRAAHLRSYALQGATLDIAVAGRVGFEGVADRLRAGIDAMAADGSIRALVQPYSLQAASEVLAVYELLQERARTRLFTWVTVILSVALVGSTTLFLALLRANRRTRQSLVEKAALEARLQGAQRLELVGQFTGGVAHDFNNLVTVILGHADVAAGEGPLAPATAESLDEIRKAGERASDLVKHLLALGREQPATPRVVAVHAELQGLLPMLRRLLPPQVRVACEPGARDDRVFMDPGQFSRVLLNLAANAGDAMPDGGQLRLTTRNAEDERLGGQVLCLAIEDTGCGMPAEVQAHAFEPFFTTKDPGRGTGLGLSVVHGIVQDAGGTIAVVSAPGRGTRFEIRWPLAGAAEAVTESRQPDPPSTLAPPPTTSLVLVVDDRPELRELVRRVLSAAGHQVLTAEGGPEGLALLQAHGSRIGLVVSDIVMPRMSGVTLLEQARAAGVTAPFLFTSGHAEEHAAAVEASGAHLLAKPFATAQLLEAVNRLIAAR from the coding sequence ATGGCTCCCCCTTCACGTCGACGGTTGCTGACGCTCCTGCTGTGCGGCCTCGCACTGGCCGCCGCCATCGGGGGCGCCGCGTGGGTCCGTGGGCCTGCGCCCCCCGCCGGTGCGCCCGTCCGCGCCGGATACCTGCACGACCCGCCGTACATGTTCCGCGCCCCCGACGGCACGGCCGCAGGGCTGGACATCGACGTGCTCGACGAAGCGGCGCGACGGGCCCGCATCGAGCTGACGTGGAACTACGTGGAGCGCGACGGGGATCCGGACGTCGCCCTCGCCGAGGGCACCATCGACGTCTGGCCCGCGCTGACGGTGCTCGAGCATCGCCGCCGCCGCTTGCACCTCACCGCCCCCTGGCTGCGCACCGAGGTGCTGCTGGTCGTCCGCGACGGCGGCGCACGACCGCCGCGCGACCACGCCGGCCCGCTCGGGGTCGTGAGCCTCCCGGTCACCGCCTACCTGATCGAGCAGAACTTCCCCCACGCGCAGCGCGTGTCGTACAAGGACGGCCCCGAGCTGGCCCAGGCCGTGTGCGAGGGCCGCGTGCCGATGGGCCTGATCTCTGCCGGCACGCTGGCCATGGCGTTGTCGACGGTCGACGGGCCTTGCCGCGCTGCGCACCTGCGCTCGTACGCGCTGCAGGGCGCGACGCTGGACATCGCCGTGGCCGGGCGCGTGGGCTTCGAGGGCGTCGCCGACCGGCTTCGCGCCGGCATCGACGCGATGGCCGCCGATGGCTCGATCCGCGCGCTGGTGCAGCCGTACTCGTTGCAGGCCGCCAGCGAGGTGCTCGCCGTGTACGAGCTGCTGCAGGAGCGCGCCCGGACGCGCCTGTTCACCTGGGTCACCGTCATCCTCTCGGTGGCGCTCGTCGGGTCCACGACGCTCTTCCTGGCGCTGCTGCGCGCCAACCGGCGCACCAGGCAATCACTGGTCGAGAAGGCGGCCCTCGAGGCCCGGCTGCAGGGCGCACAGCGGCTCGAGCTGGTCGGGCAGTTCACGGGCGGGGTGGCGCACGACTTCAACAATCTCGTGACGGTCATCCTGGGCCACGCCGACGTCGCGGCCGGGGAGGGTCCGCTCGCGCCGGCGACCGCCGAATCGCTCGACGAGATCCGCAAGGCGGGCGAACGCGCCAGCGACCTGGTCAAGCACCTGCTGGCGTTGGGACGCGAACAGCCGGCGACCCCGCGCGTGGTGGCCGTGCACGCGGAACTGCAGGGACTGCTGCCGATGCTGCGGCGACTGCTGCCGCCGCAGGTGCGGGTGGCGTGCGAGCCGGGGGCCCGGGACGACCGCGTGTTCATGGACCCCGGGCAGTTCTCCCGCGTGCTGCTCAACCTGGCCGCCAACGCCGGCGACGCGATGCCCGACGGCGGCCAACTGCGCCTCACCACCAGGAACGCCGAGGACGAGCGACTGGGCGGGCAGGTGCTGTGCCTGGCCATCGAGGACACCGGCTGCGGCATGCCGGCCGAGGTGCAGGCCCACGCGTTCGAGCCCTTCTTCACCACGAAGGACCCGGGGCGAGGCACGGGGCTGGGCCTGTCGGTGGTCCACGGCATCGTGCAGGACGCCGGCGGCACGATCGCCGTCGTCAGCGCCCCAGGGCGCGGCACGCGGTTCGAGATCCGGTGGCCTCTGGCCGGGGCGGCCGAGGCGGTCACCGAATCGCGGCAGCCGGACCCGCCGTCGACGCTGGCGCCGCCACCGACGACGAGCCTGGTGCTCGTCGTCGACGATCGACCCGAGTTGCGCGAGCTGGTGAGGCGCGTCCTCAGCGCCGCCGGCCATCAGGTGCTCACCGCCGAGGGTGGGCCGGAGGGATTGGCGCTCCTGCAGGCGCACGGCTCGCGGATCGGCCTGGTCGTCAGCGACATTGTGATGCCGCGCATGTCCGGTGTCACGTTGCTCGAGCAGGCGCGAGCCGCCGGAGTGACGGCACCGTTCCTCTTCACCAGCGGGCACGCCGAGGAGCACGCGGCCGCCGTCGAGGCGAGCGGCGCGCACCTGCTCGCCAAGCCCTTCGCGACCGCGCAGCTGCTCGAGGCCGTCAATCGCCTGATCGCCGCTCGCTGA
- a CDS encoding c-type cytochrome domain-containing protein: MLSRFPRARWVASGELLLAAVVLAVGVLGLRSAGGDLQVFVGRFHPLIVHLPIGVLLLAGIVEALSRTRRFAGAGLERLLLVIVGIGALTTIAAILTGLLLSSSGEYDAALVARHQQWGLLLGLTALLATVGAWWRIGAAARAPHTLYAASLVGALVLVTVTGHYGGSLTHGETYLTEHLPFRARQDDAARGAVDLSTTKVFATLVAPTIEARCVGCHGPARQSGKLRLDSPEAIRKGGESGAAVTPGSAAGSLIVRRIFLPTSDAKVMPPKGHPTPSHADVALLRWWIDQGASFDQVLADATVTPDVEPAIAARLGPVDFAAPAILSVRVQPGDPKAIAAARALKLRVEPLRDDSSLLVIKAPPAARGFDDAALKTLEPLATQIAWLDLGGTQVTDAGLSVLLPRLVNLWRLSLDRTAITDRALLPLEKLPRLETVNVYATQVTDAGLKPLEKLPRLRAVYAWQTQVTSAGAESLKAAARKVQVNVGAPPEPEPLMTAEGDGGKAGGGAVKKAAR, from the coding sequence GTGCTATCACGATTCCCTCGCGCCCGCTGGGTGGCGTCCGGCGAGCTGCTGCTGGCCGCGGTCGTGCTGGCGGTCGGTGTCCTCGGCCTGCGGAGCGCCGGCGGCGACCTGCAGGTGTTCGTCGGGCGGTTCCACCCGCTCATCGTCCACCTCCCGATCGGCGTCCTCCTGCTGGCCGGGATCGTCGAGGCGCTGTCGCGCACGCGTCGCTTCGCTGGCGCCGGCCTCGAGCGCCTCCTGCTGGTCATCGTCGGCATCGGCGCCCTGACCACGATCGCCGCCATCCTCACCGGCCTGCTGCTCTCCTCGTCTGGCGAGTACGACGCCGCGCTGGTGGCACGGCACCAGCAATGGGGCCTGCTGCTCGGCCTGACGGCACTCCTCGCGACCGTCGGCGCGTGGTGGCGCATCGGCGCTGCGGCGCGTGCACCGCACACGCTGTACGCCGCGTCGCTGGTCGGCGCGCTGGTGCTGGTGACGGTCACCGGGCACTACGGCGGCTCGCTCACCCACGGCGAGACCTACCTCACCGAGCACCTGCCGTTCCGTGCGCGTCAGGACGACGCTGCGCGAGGCGCCGTGGACCTGAGCACCACGAAGGTGTTCGCGACGCTGGTCGCGCCGACGATCGAGGCACGCTGCGTCGGCTGCCATGGTCCGGCGCGCCAGTCGGGCAAGCTGCGCCTCGACTCGCCGGAGGCCATCAGGAAGGGCGGCGAGTCGGGCGCCGCGGTCACACCGGGCAGCGCCGCCGGCAGCCTGATCGTGCGTCGCATCTTCCTGCCGACGTCGGACGCCAAGGTCATGCCGCCGAAGGGGCACCCGACGCCGTCGCATGCCGACGTCGCCCTGCTGCGCTGGTGGATCGATCAGGGCGCCTCCTTCGACCAGGTGCTGGCCGACGCCACCGTCACCCCCGACGTGGAGCCGGCCATCGCCGCCCGCCTCGGTCCGGTGGACTTCGCGGCGCCGGCGATCCTCTCCGTCCGTGTCCAGCCAGGCGATCCGAAGGCGATCGCGGCAGCGCGGGCCCTGAAGCTGCGCGTGGAGCCGCTGCGCGACGACTCGTCGTTGCTGGTCATCAAGGCGCCACCCGCCGCGCGTGGGTTCGACGACGCGGCGCTGAAGACGCTGGAACCGCTGGCGACGCAGATCGCGTGGCTCGATCTCGGGGGCACGCAGGTCACCGACGCGGGCCTCTCCGTCCTGCTGCCGCGCCTCGTGAACCTCTGGCGCCTGTCGCTCGATCGCACGGCCATCACCGACCGCGCGCTGCTCCCGCTGGAGAAGTTGCCGCGCCTCGAGACGGTGAACGTGTACGCGACGCAGGTCACCGACGCGGGGCTCAAGCCCTTGGAGAAGCTGCCGCGCCTGCGCGCCGTGTATGCCTGGCAGACGCAAGTGACCTCCGCGGGTGCCGAGTCGCTGAAGGCCGCCGCCAGGAAGGTCCAGGTCAACGTCGGCGCCCCGCCGGAGCCCGAGCCGCTGATGACCGCCGAGGGGGATGGCGGCAAGGCCGGCGGGGGGGCCGTGAAGAAGGCCGCCCGCTAG
- a CDS encoding DUF1501 domain-containing protein: MKALEDLKFNATRRHFLSAASLGIGSVALGSLLDPSRLFGGPSPTQAPLVPGAAPAGGPVLPATHLVPRAKRVIYLFQSGGPSQLDLFDDKPLLRTMNGEELPASVRMGQRLTGMTAHQKQFPLAGSHFTFARHGQSGAMVSELMPHTAAIADKLCFVKSMHTEAINHDPAVTFVQTGTQQAGRPSIGSWLSYGLGSDNANLPAFIVLLSRAREGDQPLYSRLWGSGFLPSQHQGVQFRRGKDPVLYLGDPDGVSAETRRSMLDAFRALEEEQHARVLDPEINARIAQYEMAYRMQTSVPEVMDFADEPDSVLKMYGPDVKTPGTFAANCLLARRLAERDVRFIQLYHQGWDQHGNLPKDIRIMTQSVDQASAALVKDLEQRGLLEDTLVIWGGEFGRTNYSQGKLTRDNYGRDHHPRSFTIWMAGGGVKAGLTYGETDEFGYNVVRDPVHVHDFQATLMYLLGIEHERLTFKHQGRRYRLTDVHGHVVKALLA; encoded by the coding sequence ATGAAGGCCCTCGAGGATCTGAAGTTCAACGCGACGCGGCGACACTTCCTGTCGGCGGCCAGCCTGGGGATCGGCTCGGTCGCCCTCGGGTCGCTGCTCGACCCCTCGCGACTCTTCGGCGGCCCCTCGCCGACCCAGGCGCCGTTGGTGCCGGGGGCCGCGCCGGCCGGTGGGCCGGTGCTGCCGGCCACGCACCTGGTGCCGCGCGCCAAGCGCGTGATCTACCTGTTCCAGAGCGGTGGCCCCTCGCAGCTCGATCTCTTCGACGACAAGCCGCTGCTGCGGACCATGAACGGCGAGGAGCTGCCCGCGTCGGTGCGCATGGGCCAGCGCCTCACCGGCATGACCGCCCACCAGAAGCAGTTCCCGCTGGCCGGGTCGCACTTCACCTTCGCCCGCCACGGCCAGAGCGGCGCGATGGTGAGCGAGCTGATGCCGCACACCGCCGCCATCGCCGACAAGCTGTGCTTCGTCAAGTCGATGCACACCGAGGCGATCAACCACGACCCGGCGGTGACCTTCGTGCAGACCGGCACGCAGCAGGCCGGGCGGCCGTCGATCGGCTCGTGGCTGTCCTACGGGCTCGGATCGGACAACGCCAACCTGCCGGCATTCATCGTGTTGCTGTCGCGGGCGCGGGAGGGCGACCAGCCGCTGTACTCGCGGCTCTGGGGCAGCGGCTTCCTGCCCTCGCAGCACCAGGGCGTGCAGTTCCGGCGCGGCAAGGATCCCGTGCTGTACCTCGGCGACCCCGACGGCGTGAGCGCCGAGACGCGCCGCAGCATGCTCGATGCCTTCCGCGCGCTCGAGGAGGAACAGCACGCGCGGGTGCTCGATCCCGAGATCAACGCCCGCATCGCGCAGTACGAGATGGCCTACCGCATGCAGACGTCGGTGCCGGAGGTGATGGACTTCGCCGACGAACCCGACAGCGTGCTGAAGATGTACGGGCCCGACGTGAAGACGCCGGGGACGTTCGCGGCCAACTGCCTGCTGGCCCGCCGCCTCGCCGAGCGCGACGTGCGCTTCATCCAGCTCTATCACCAGGGCTGGGACCAGCACGGCAACCTTCCCAAGGACATCCGGATCATGACCCAGTCGGTCGACCAGGCGTCGGCCGCGCTCGTCAAGGATCTCGAGCAGCGCGGATTGCTCGAGGACACGCTGGTCATCTGGGGCGGCGAGTTCGGCCGCACGAACTACTCGCAGGGCAAGCTGACCAGGGACAACTACGGCCGCGATCACCACCCGCGCTCGTTCACCATCTGGATGGCCGGCGGTGGCGTCAAGGCGGGCCTCACCTACGGCGAGACCGACGAGTTCGGCTACAACGTGGTGCGCGACCCGGTGCACGTCCACGACTTCCAGGCCACGCTGATGTACCTGCTCGGCATCGAGCACGAGCGGCTCACGTTCAAGCACCAGGGCCGCCGCTACCGCCTCACCGACGTGCATGGGCACGTGGTGAAGGCCCTCCTGGCGTAA